The Paenibacillus sp. RUD330 genome has a segment encoding these proteins:
- a CDS encoding glycosyltransferase, which yields MITISLCMIVRDEEETLGRVLDGVKDIVDEIIIADTGSVDGTKELAASYDRCRVVDFEWIDDFAAARNFSFSQASMDYILWLDADDWFREEDRQGLLRLKNTLDPSYERVTMPYNLAYDSAGNAISSLRRNRLVRRDRGFKWIGPVHEYLEAWGQALDSDVCVSHGKEKEYSDRNLRIYRNRQQAGEDFSVRDLYYFANELKDHAFYDEAALYYEQMLRTGQGWIEDNIQACLKLADCYGQLGHKDLQLQAALRSLCYDKPRPESSCAIGNGLFERELYEAALYWYGLAAAMEPPVTMGMTNRTASTWYPHLQMCLCLDRLGRFREAFEHNEQALAFHPDHPSMLHNREYFRSSHGMVPDAGVPAAVEG from the coding sequence ATGATCACGATCAGCCTGTGCATGATTGTTCGGGACGAAGAGGAGACTCTGGGGAGAGTTCTGGACGGCGTCAAGGATATCGTGGACGAAATCATCATCGCGGATACGGGTTCTGTCGACGGAACGAAGGAGCTGGCGGCATCTTACGATCGATGCCGAGTCGTTGATTTCGAGTGGATCGACGATTTCGCGGCCGCGCGCAATTTCTCGTTTTCGCAAGCCAGCATGGACTACATTCTATGGCTGGATGCGGATGACTGGTTCCGGGAAGAAGACAGGCAGGGGCTGCTGCGCTTGAAAAATACACTGGACCCATCCTATGAACGGGTGACCATGCCCTATAATCTTGCTTACGATTCCGCCGGCAACGCGATATCGAGCCTTCGGCGCAACCGGCTTGTGCGGAGGGACCGGGGGTTCAAGTGGATCGGCCCCGTCCACGAATATCTGGAGGCATGGGGCCAAGCATTGGACAGCGACGTCTGCGTCTCGCATGGGAAGGAAAAGGAATATTCGGACCGCAATTTGCGCATTTACCGCAACCGGCAGCAGGCCGGCGAAGATTTTTCCGTAAGGGATCTCTATTACTTTGCGAACGAATTGAAGGACCACGCGTTCTACGACGAGGCGGCGCTCTACTATGAGCAGATGCTTCGCACGGGACAGGGGTGGATCGAGGACAACATTCAGGCATGCCTGAAGCTGGCGGACTGTTACGGTCAGTTGGGGCATAAGGATCTGCAGCTGCAAGCCGCGCTGAGGTCGCTTTGTTACGACAAGCCCCGGCCGGAATCCAGCTGCGCGATCGGCAACGGCTTGTTTGAAAGGGAGTTGTACGAGGCCGCTCTCTATTGGTACGGGCTTGCTGCCGCCATGGAGCCCCCCGTTACGATGGGGATGACGAACCGCACCGCGTCTACCTGGTACCCCCATCTGCAAATGTGCCTTTGCCTCGATCGGCTGGGTAGATTCAGGGAGGCATTCGAGCATAATGAACAAGCGCTCGC